TACTTTCCAGAATCGACAGCGCTGCGCGGGAAGTGGATCCCGGCCTTAAATGCTCATTGATAGTTCCATACCCGTTTTCATTGATACCGTATTTGTATGTTTTATGAATCTCCTTTCCTAATACCGGGCGGGAAATGATCTCCGAAATTCTTATACCAGCTGCATCTCCACCATTATACCTGTTATCTTCATACACAAATTCAGTATTCCCGCCTGTGGGGTAAGTAATCGTTTTTATCATCCCCGTTATTTTACTGGCTAGCTGCGGGTTTCTTTCTACAAAAGGCAAACCAACATCCTTGTACCCGCCACCATTCATAAGGTAAGTTACAGGCTGTGCCGGCTGATAAGGCAGCAGGTTAAAAACAAATCGGCTGTAGTTTCCCCACCAGTCTTTCCTGCTCTCCGGTGCCGCCTCGTTATTACCTCCCTCATAATAACTAAATCCGTATTTCTCACTAACGGTATTCTGATCTTCTCCGTAAAAAGCCATGCGATCAAGGTGATAAAGGGGATCTCCCGTAGTATTCTTCGATAGATCAAATTTTATTTTTTTATAGGGTACCGCCTCCCTTTTGAAAACAATATCACTCAATAAATCATTACTATAATTCAATGCAACACTCCCCCCTTCAAACTGAACACCCGACAGTATAGGTACTATTTTATTAATCGCCGATGTCTGGGCTTCACGGTCCGCCGATTGCTGCCAATAGTAGGAAGGACCAAACCGGTTCAATAAACCACACTCGTATGCATCCAACTCACAATCATCCCAGATATACAAAGTAGAACTATTCCTGCGCCTGTCGTATATGGTAGCATGTTGTGACGCTGATACTTGCATCTCATACCGCGTATTATAAGTAAGCAATAGCTCATCCGTTCCATCATTCGACACAACTTTTGTTAAATACCAGGCTGTAGGCACCTCCCCCAGCTTCCCGTCGCTTATATCCCATTCAGGAAGCGTCTCAATTGCATTTGCTGTTGCCGCTGATATTTTTCCAAAAAAATATTTAGTACCATCCACGTCTGTTATCTCTATACGCTCAAAATAGCCCTTATCAGTGGCAGCTTTCGCCATGCTTATTTTCATCGGCGTATAAGGCATGAACATGGGCACTTTTACGCCATTTTCATTTTTCAAAACAAAATGACCTTGTTTGCCATTAGGCAGGGCATAACTGAAAATATCCAGCTCACTATCATAATATGGCTTTGTGTAACCGTTCGATATTTTTCCATCTGTACAGGCACTGTACAACTCATCAAAAGAGGGCTCATGATTCGGGTTCACAGTGTAAGGGGTAAGATAGTTCCATTCATCAGGATTTCCCTTCATCGTACGCGTTACCAGGCCGCCACAATTAAACGTCCACCGGATCCCCAATACCCCGTTAATTTCATTCGCCATTCTGCCCGAAGCATGAAAACTAATGCTCATCGGCAACGAAAGTTTCCTGCCGGAGATATTATGAAGTGGAACCGAAATATCCGTCAGTCCGGTATAAGCCGCCATCGGGTAATCACCATACCGGGTAAATGCCATCGACTGGGGAGAAGGATTGATAACTTTAGGCAAACTATAAGTTTCCTGTCCAAAGGCAGCTGTAAAAAACAAGGTCAGCGCATAAAGCATCGCATATGCCAACGCATTCTTACGTATGAAACGCATATTTAGAGATAAATACATGATAATTGGGTATAGGTTGAAAATCAGGGATTACCCGGAAAGCATTACTTGTTAACCAGGATGAAACAAATTTGAACGCTGTAAATAATAACCAGCATTAGGTCGCATCTTGAAGATGCCGGGCAGGCAATAGTGCAAATAGGTTGAATCCATATCAGGCGTTTAGGGATCGCTGCCGCAATAGTAAGGTTAAAAAATTAGTTTTTAACCAATATGGGGGGTATGGCTCCTTAAAACTATAAAATCAGCAACTTTTGCACACCACACCGAAACATGACTTTTGTCATTGTTATCACCTCCCATTATCCCTATATTACTTGCAACAAAATCACCGCAAATGGCAAAACAAGGCGGCCCATTCATTTTCGAAAAAACACTCGGAATCGTCTCTCTTTACAAGAGATGCGGGGTAGGCCTTGCCCGTTGCAAAAGCAACCTCACCGCCGAACGCTGGCGCAACGATCCCGCCTTCGCAGGCAGCCGCAAAAGCGCCGCAGAACTGAAAGCAGCCGCCGTCATTGCCGCTCCATTCTACAAAGCCCTCCCGGAAAACATCCGCATATTCAGCCTCTATCGCCAGCTCGTAGGACTGGCCAAAAAGCTCTTGGCGAAGCAAACCCCCATACCTGCTATTGAGCAAACCCTGGCACTGGCAGTCATCCGCCTGCGCAAAATGGCAGATACCCTGGCCCAACAAAAGCCAAAGCAGCCCGCCAAAAAAGAAACCGGAAGCACATCGCATCCGGTTACAATAAAATCAGTTGAAAAATACTGGCGCGTAAAACATACGATGCCATTTAAACATACGCCGCCATCTATAAAAGTATTGCCATCGCCACATAGCCTCTGGCCCAATACCGTCCGCTTAAAATCACAGCGCCGACGAACCAGGGCAGGAAGTGCGCAGCTGCCGCTCTTCCCCAATAGCCTCGATAGTATCGCAGCTTAACAAAGGCCGGAAGATGACCAGGGCATTCCTTTGCCCATATCTGCCCCCAAAGATCATTTTTCGCATTAACCACCACCTTACACCGCCTCAGCACCGCCTCACTACCACCTTACACCACCTTACACCACCTTACACCACCTTACACCACCTCACCACCACCTCACCACCACCTCACCACCACCTTACACCACCTCACCACCACCTTACACCGCCGCATCACCACCCTATCCCCGCAAAAATCAGCCTCCCGCCACACATCTTCACATCCCCTTCAGCACCTCTTCCCATCTACGAAGAAATACGCTTTAAACCTATACCCACACTATACGAAAGAGCTTCCTTCAACCTCTCCTCACATCCCCCAAGCTCTCTCCCCACATACCTCAACATCTCCCCCCTCTCTAAAATCCCAATCCCCAAAAATCCTCTGCCCCTACTCTAATGCCTGCACCTCCTTTGCAAATACAGCCCCCGCCGCACCTGCTGCACAGGCACCCCCTGTATCTTGCTCTCCAGCCACGATATCAAATCCAAATACATATAAGATCGCGCCTCCAATGGCCGCCCCTTATACCGCTCCAGCTTCTCCTTCAACGCCTTGAAAGCAGGTATCACCTTATTCGGCGCCAGCGAAAACGACTTCCGCAAAAACTTGAACACCTCCTCCTCCACCACACTCAGGTTCTTCATATTCGCCATAAACCGGTAAACCGACTTGATCAAATACTCCAGGATATCCCAGTTCCCCAACTCAAAATGAGCGATCAGGTGTAATAACCGCGCATAACACTGCAAATCCGTCCGCAGGTCCATCTTCCAATTGATGATCTGGTTCAGGTAATCTATCGCCCGCTCATTATCGCCACTGCCAAAATAAAGACAGGCAATCTTATAATAGAACACCAGCACCCGGTGCCGGTCAATATGTATCCGGTACTCCTCCAGCTTCTCCTCCAGCGCAGGCACCAGCGATAACCCCTCGCTGAAAGTGCCCTCCAGGAAATGACGGTTGATCCGTGCCGTATTTAAATACAAAAAAGTTTGTATACGAACATTGGCGTTACTGCTCCCCGCTTCCGAAGCCCCAAATGCCTCAAACAAGGCCAGCGCCTTATTAAAACCCTCATAATTCTCTAAAGAGAAATGAGCGCTCAGCAAATTATGCAGCCCCTTTATATATTGCCCCGTCTCTATCCCCTTCATCGCAGGCTGCTTCTCAAACAAGTCCACCCACTTCTGCGTATAACGGTAATACGCCAGCAGATCCTGTAAAATAAAGCTATACCAGGCGTACGACTGGTACAAATACATCCGCTCATAAAACTGCATATCCGCTAACTGGTATGCCGGCAAATGCATCTCAAAGAACATCTTCACCGCACCTACATCCTTTTCATCCCGGGCATGCCCCATCTTTATATACCAGCTATATAACTGAAGAGAAAGATTAGATAATTTATTAATAAGTGTTAAATGGGTATTCGCGCTCTCAACTTCAAGCGATAACTGGCTCGCACGGTTCTCCATACTGCGCGTGATATGCAGCATTTCAATCTTTTTCTCGAAAATAAGCGCCTGCATCTCAAAGGTTACCTGGCTGTTCTGCACCGCCAGCTGCTTTATCTTCTCCAGCAACTTCAGGCTTTGATGGTACAACCCCTTATTATATAATATCCGCGCATAGCTCATCTGCTCGTTCAGCTGCATCTCCACATGCTCATCTTTGCTGAAACGAAGGCTCGTTAATATCTGCTTGTACAAATGCGCCTTCATATTCGAAAGCTGCTGCTTCTTTAGCTCAGGGGATTTCAGTAACAGTTGCGCCTCATCATATTGGCTCATACTATCCAGGGCATCAAATAAGGTCACCACCTTCAATTCCTCCGTTCCACCCGCATTTCGCTTCACAAATAGCTTGAAATTCCGCTTTTCTGCCTTTTCAAGCGATTTCACCAACTGAAACAGTTCGTCCGTTGACCTGTTAGACATCGTAATTGCTTTTTTAAAGAATCCTTTACCAGTAAGGGTTTCAGGTATTTTCTACCCGCTTATCCTCCGTAGAACCAGCCATATTTTGGTTTGATAGGCCAGGAAACTAAGGATATTTTCGAAAACTAATCTGTAAACAACAAATTTCGGAAGGCAGAACCAAATATAAAGACAGACAATCTTTCTTTAACAATAATTAGCTATGACAGATCAAAAAATCTACATTTTCGATACCACGTTGCGTGATGGTGAACAAGTGCCCGGCTGTAAGCTGAACACAAAGGAAAAACTGGAATTGGCGCTGCAACTGGAACAACTGGGCGTAGACATTATTGAAGCAGGTTTCCCCATCTCCTCACCAGGCGACTTCGCCTCCGTTCAGGAGATCTCCAAGGTCATCAAAAACGCCACCGTATGCGGCCTCACCCGCGCCGTCCAGAAAGATATCGAAGTGGCTGCCGAAGCACTTAAATATGCAGCGCACCCGCGTATCCATACCGGTATCGGCTCCTCTGATATACATATCAAACACAAGTTCAATACCACCCGCGAAAACATCCTCGAGCGCGCCGCACAGGCTACCAAATGGGCGCGTAACCTCGCCCCCGATGTCGAATTCTTCGCCGAAGACGCAGGCCGCGCCGATAACGCCTTCCTCGCTAAACTCGTCGAAACGGTCATCGCAGCAGGCGCTACCGTAGTCAATATCCCCGATACCACCGGCTATTGCCTCCCACACCAGTACGGCGAAAAAATAGCTTACTTATATAATAACGTACCAAACATAGATAAGGCCATCATCTCCTGCCATTGCCATAACGACCTCGGACTGGCTACCGCCAACTCCATAGCAGGTGCCATCGCAGGCGCCCGCCAGATCGAATGTACCATCAATGGCATCGGTGAAAGAGCCGGTAATACTTCCCTCGAAGAAGTAGTAATGGTCATCAAACAGCACAGCTCCCTGGGCTTGTATACCAACGTCAAAACGGAACTGCTTAACCCCGTTAGCCAACTCGTAGCCGATACCATGCGCGTACCCGTGCAACCCAATAAGGCCATCGTTGGCTCCAACGCTTTTGCGCACTCCTCAGGCATCCACCAGGATGGTTTCCTGAAAGAATCACTCACCTACGAGATCATTACCCCCGAAGAAGTAGGCGCCGGTGGATCTAAAATCGTCCTCACCGCTCGCAGCGGACGCAGCGCACTCGCGCACCGCTTCCAGAAACTGGGCTTCGAATTCAACAGGAATGACGTCGACGTATTATACGAACGCTTCCTCCAGGTCGCCGACACTAAAAAAGAAGTGGAAGACGCCGACCTGCAAATACTCGCAAAACAATACGCTTCAGTAGCAGTAGCAAACTAATATTTACCTACACAAGATATGGCTAAGACTTTATTTGATAAGATTTGGGAAAAGCACGTGGTCAAACAGATTGAAGGAGGCCCCTCAGTACTGTATATCGACAGGCACTTTATTCATGAAGTGACCAGCCCACAGGCTTTCCAGGGATTGGAAAAAAGGGGACTGCAGGTATTCCGCCCCAAACAGATCGTAGCAACAGCAGATCATAACGTTCCTACACTCGATCAGCACCTGCCCATTAAAGAAGAACTCTCCCGCAAACAGGTGCAGGCGCTGAAAGACAATTGCGAAAAATTCGGAATCGAATTATACGGCTTAGGCCATCCCTACCAAGGCATCGTTCACGTGATCGGACCCGAACTGGGTGTTACGCAACCTGGCATGACCATGGTTTGTGGCGATAGCCACACTTCTACACACGGCGCATTCGGCACCATCGCTTTTGGTATCGGTACCAGCGAAGTAGAAATGGTAATGGCAACACAATGCCTTATGCAAAGCCGTCCCAAACTCATGCGCATCAATGTAGAAGGCACTTTGAACAAAGGCGTCGTTTCTAAAGACATCATTCTTTATATTATTTCCCTGATATCTGCCTCCGGCGCTACAGGTTACTTCGTCGAATTCGCAGGCTCCGCCATCCGCTCCCTCAGCATGGAAGCCCGTATGACCATCTGTAACATGAGCATCGAAATGGGCGCACGCGGCGGCATGATCGCTCCCGACGACATCACTTTCGATTACATGAAAGGCCGCCTCTTCGCTCCCAAAGGACAAGACTGGGATAACGCCGTTGCTTACTGGCGTACCCTCTTCACCGATGCAGATGCTGCATTCGATACCGAAGTCAACATCAAGGCCGAAGACATCGAGCCCATGATCACCTACGGCACCAACCCCGGTATGGGCATTGGCGTCAATGGTCATGTTCCCGCGCTCAGCGAAATAGAAGAAAACGAAAAACCTTCCTTCCAGAAATCACTGCACTACATGGGCCTCGAACCCGGCAGTAATATCAAAGGCAAAAAGGTCGATTACGTTTTCATCGGCAGCTGTACCAACAGCCGTATCGAAGACCTCCGCATGGTAGCCTCCTTCGTGAAAGGCAAAAAGAAAGCCTCCGACGTAGAAGTATGGATCGTCCCGGGAAGTAAACAGGTCGAAAAACAAGCCATCGAAGAAGGTATCGATAAAATCTTCAGTGAAGCAGGCTTCCAGCTCCGCCAGCCCGGATGCTCCGCCTGCCTCGGCATGAACGAAGACAAAATACCCGCCGGTAAATATTGTATCTCCACCTCCAACCGCAACTTCGAAGGCCGTCAGGGGGCAGGTGCAAGAACACTGCTCGCCAGTCCGCTCACAGCAGCTGCAGCAGCAGTTACAGGCGTAATAAGCGATGTGCGGGAATTGATTTAACGATCAACGACGCCCCAACGTTAGAAAGGACATTGATTTAAGGGAATGCAGCAGCCAGATCATAAACGTTAGTAACAGAATTAGGCAAATACATTAATAAGTTACAACGTTAATAACAACATTGATCCAGGTAAACGCACCAGTCAGATCATAACAATAAAAAGTAAGAGAACCGGTTTAAACAGTAACTATGCCCGACATTAAATGGAACGCAGCCCTCTACGATAACAAACACAGCTTTGTTTCTGCCTACGGCGAAGACGTGGTAGGCTGGCTCAACCCGTTACCCGGAGAACGTATTCTCGACCTCGGATGCGGTACAGGCCAGCTCGCCAACGACATCGCCACCCGCGGCGCTTCCATCATAGGTATCGATAAGTCGCCCGAAATGATCGCAAAAGCAAAAGCTACTTATCCCGCCCTCACCTTCGATGTCGCAGACGCCACAACCTTTCAGTTCTCCGAACCGTTCGACGCCATCTTCTCCAACGCCACCCTGCATTGGGTAAACGAAAAAGAACTGGCCGCAGCCGCTATCTTCCGTAACCTCAAACCCGGCGGACGCCTGGTCCTGGAAATGGGAGGCAAAGGCAACGTGCATCATATCGGCCAGGCCATCCGCGAAGCCATGAAACTGCAGGGCCTCGAAAATAAAATAGCAGCCGACTTCTGGTACTTCCCCTCCCTGGGCGAATACACCAGCCTGCTCGAAGCCACAGGCTTCAGAATACTGTCTGCCGCCCATTTCGACCGCCCTACTCCCCTCACCGGCGAAACAGGCATGGAAGACTGGATCAATATGTTCGGCAGCTTCTTCTTCAAACACATCACCCCGGAACAGGCAACAGCCGTTACCAAACAGGCAGTTGAACTGCTCAAACCACAGTTCTGTAACGAAGGCGCATGGCACGCCGATTATGTTCGCCTTAGGGTGAAAGCCATTAAACCAGAAAGAAATTAGTATGAGCAAGAAAATAGATATCGTTGCTACATCAGCAGTACCATTGAATATTGAAAATATCGATACCGATCAAATCATCCCCGCACGTTTCCTTAAAGCTACCAGCAGGGACGGATTTGGTAAAAATCTCTTCCGCGACTGGCGTTATGAAAATGACGACGAAAACCAGCCCAAAGCAGATTTCATCCTCAACAACCCCGTTTACAAAGGCAAAATACTCGTAGCCGCTAAAAACTTCGGCTGCGGTTCCAGCCGCGAACACGCAGCATGGGCCATCAAAGACGCAGGCTTCGACGTAGTAGTAAGCAGCTTCTTCGCCGATATCTTCAAAAACAACGCACAGAACAACTTCCTGTTGCCCGTTACCGTCTCGGAACCCTTCCTGCAAAAGATCTTCAAAGCAATTGAAGCCGATGCCAACACCATCATCGAAGTGAACCT
The Filimonas effusa genome window above contains:
- a CDS encoding 2-isopropylmalate synthase, whose translation is MTDQKIYIFDTTLRDGEQVPGCKLNTKEKLELALQLEQLGVDIIEAGFPISSPGDFASVQEISKVIKNATVCGLTRAVQKDIEVAAEALKYAAHPRIHTGIGSSDIHIKHKFNTTRENILERAAQATKWARNLAPDVEFFAEDAGRADNAFLAKLVETVIAAGATVVNIPDTTGYCLPHQYGEKIAYLYNNVPNIDKAIISCHCHNDLGLATANSIAGAIAGARQIECTINGIGERAGNTSLEEVVMVIKQHSSLGLYTNVKTELLNPVSQLVADTMRVPVQPNKAIVGSNAFAHSSGIHQDGFLKESLTYEIITPEEVGAGGSKIVLTARSGRSALAHRFQKLGFEFNRNDVDVLYERFLQVADTKKEVEDADLQILAKQYASVAVAN
- the leuC gene encoding 3-isopropylmalate dehydratase large subunit, with product MAKTLFDKIWEKHVVKQIEGGPSVLYIDRHFIHEVTSPQAFQGLEKRGLQVFRPKQIVATADHNVPTLDQHLPIKEELSRKQVQALKDNCEKFGIELYGLGHPYQGIVHVIGPELGVTQPGMTMVCGDSHTSTHGAFGTIAFGIGTSEVEMVMATQCLMQSRPKLMRINVEGTLNKGVVSKDIILYIISLISASGATGYFVEFAGSAIRSLSMEARMTICNMSIEMGARGGMIAPDDITFDYMKGRLFAPKGQDWDNAVAYWRTLFTDADAAFDTEVNIKAEDIEPMITYGTNPGMGIGVNGHVPALSEIEENEKPSFQKSLHYMGLEPGSNIKGKKVDYVFIGSCTNSRIEDLRMVASFVKGKKKASDVEVWIVPGSKQVEKQAIEEGIDKIFSEAGFQLRQPGCSACLGMNEDKIPAGKYCISTSNRNFEGRQGAGARTLLASPLTAAAAAVTGVISDVRELI
- a CDS encoding class I SAM-dependent methyltransferase; translation: MPDIKWNAALYDNKHSFVSAYGEDVVGWLNPLPGERILDLGCGTGQLANDIATRGASIIGIDKSPEMIAKAKATYPALTFDVADATTFQFSEPFDAIFSNATLHWVNEKELAAAAIFRNLKPGGRLVLEMGGKGNVHHIGQAIREAMKLQGLENKIAADFWYFPSLGEYTSLLEATGFRILSAAHFDRPTPLTGETGMEDWINMFGSFFFKHITPEQATAVTKQAVELLKPQFCNEGAWHADYVRLRVKAIKPERN
- the leuD gene encoding 3-isopropylmalate dehydratase small subunit yields the protein MSKKIDIVATSAVPLNIENIDTDQIIPARFLKATSRDGFGKNLFRDWRYENDDENQPKADFILNNPVYKGKILVAAKNFGCGSSREHAAWAIKDAGFDVVVSSFFADIFKNNAQNNFLLPVTVSEPFLQKIFKAIEADANTIIEVNLPEQTITIKATGESEGFDINSYKKDCILNGFDDIDYLLNMRSEIEAYEAAR